The Ananas comosus cultivar F153 linkage group 7, ASM154086v1, whole genome shotgun sequence genome has a window encoding:
- the LOC109712887 gene encoding pentatricopeptide repeat-containing protein At1g79080, chloroplastic, producing the protein MPTLVHSVSPLPRSSATSDANRSKPCFLPHSPKTLVFPKTRGFSRALSSTHVATIPSKDAGFSLPNWRNGKSESRSKELRLHDAFLYLEFMVGKGHKPDPAQATQLLYDLCKLNKIRKAVRVMELMVRSGNTPDHSTYTFLVNQLCKRGNVGYAMQLVDKMDEYGCPPTTITYNSLVRGLCVHGNLQQSLQLLERLMHKGLIPNVFTYSFLLEAAYKERGVDEAVRLLDEIMRKGGKPNLVSYNVLLTGYCKEGRLDEAVSFFRSLPLKGFSPNVVSYNILLRSLCYEGLWEEAEELLSEMGDRDCSPSIITYNILIGSLAYNGRTEQALAILEEMARNRFKPVAASYNPIIARFCKEGRLDMVLKCLDMMMHKNCAPNEGTYNAISVLCGEGKVVEAFSILQNLASKQNASMHDFYRNVISFLCKKGNTYAAFQLLHEITRHGFVPDSYTNSSLIRGLCMEGMLDEAIEIFEVMEENGSGPDLDNYNALILGLCKAQRTDLSFDIYETMIEKGYVPNETTYTILVEGIAHEDETDLAAEVLKELHMRNVISQNTMERITMQYDLE; encoded by the coding sequence ATGCCAACCCTAGTCCACTCCGTTTCCCCCCTTCCGAGAAGCAGCGCCACCTCCGACGCAAACCGATCCAAACCATGCTTCCTCCCCCATtcccccaaaaccctagttttccccAAAACCAGGGGCTTTTCTAGGGCTTTGTCCTCGACCCACGTCGCAACAATCCCCTCCAAAGACGCGGGCTTTTCCCTGCCCAACTGGAGGAACGGTAAGAGCGAGTCGAGGAGCAAAGAGCTCCGGCTCCACGACGCTTTCCTTTATTTGGAGTTCATGGTGGGGAAAGGGCACAAGCCCGATCCGGCGCAGGCCACTCAGCTCCTGTATGATCTGTGCAAGCTCAACAAGATCCGAAAGGCGGTTCGCGTAATGGAGTTGATGGTCCGCTCCGGTAACACTCCCGACCACTCCACGTACACTTTCTTAGTTAACCAGCTGTGTAAAAGAGGAAATGTTGGGTATGCCATGCAACTAGTCGATAAAATGGACGAATACGGGTGCCCCCCGACGACGATCACGTACAATTCTTTGGTTAGAGGGCTCTGCGTTCATGGCAATTTGCAGCAAAGTCTCCAGCTTTTAGAGAGATTGATGCATAAGGGCTTGATCCCAAATGTGTTTACTTACTCGTTTTTACTAGAAGCAGCTTATAAGGAGAGAGGGGTCGACGAGGCCGTGAGGCTACTAGATGAGATCATGCGTAAGGGCGGGAAACCTAATTTAGTTAGCTATAATGTTCTCCTCACTGGTTATTGCAAGGAGGGTCGGTTAGACGAGGCCGTGAGTTTCTTTAGGAGTTTACCGTTAAAGGGGTTTAGTCCGAACGTGGTTAGCTATAACATTTTGCTGCGGAGTTTGTGTTACGAGGGGCTgtgggaggaggcggaggagcttTTATCCGAGATGGGCGATAGGGATTGTTCTCCGAGTATTATAACGTACAACATTTTGATCGGGTCGCTTGCCTATAATGGTCGGACGGAGCAAGCGCTAGCGATTTTGGAGGAGATGGCGAGGAATCGGTTCAAGCCCGTGGCTGCGAGCTATAACCCTATAATTGCGCGGTTTTGTAAGGAGGGGAGATTGGATATGGTGTTGAAATGCCTTGACATGATGATGCATAAGAATTGTGCTCCAAATGAGGGCACTTATAATGCCATTTCCGTGCTTTGTGGGGAAGGGAAGGTGGTAGAAGCCTTCTCCATACTCCAAAATTTGGCGAGTAAGCAGAACGCTTCGATGCATGACTTCTACCGAAACGTGATTTCGTTCTTGTGCAAGAAAGGAAACACTTATGCGGCGTTCCAACTTCTGCACGAGATAACGAGGCACGGGTTTGTTCCTGATAGTTATACTAATTCATCTCTGATTAGAGGTCTTTGCATGGAGGGCATGTTGGATGAGGCTATCGAAATATTCGAAGTGATGGAGGAAAATGGTAGCGGGCCTGATTTAGACAATTATAATGCGCTAATACTCGGGTTATGCAAGGCGCAGAGAACGGATCTATCGTTCGATATATATGAAACTATGATCGAGAAAGGCTATGTGCCTAATGAAACGACGTATACAATCCTCGTTGAAGGGATTGCTCACGAGGATGAAACGGATTTGGCTGCGGAGGTTTTGAAAGAATTGCATATGAGGAATGTTATAAGCCAGAATACCATGGAGAGAATCACTATGCAGTATGACTTGGAATag